The following are from one region of the Rosistilla carotiformis genome:
- a CDS encoding VWA domain-containing protein, whose translation MLSDFRFANPEWSAAIWIVLAAVAVLLWLDQRRGDVLSRMLSPTMQSRLVRRPSLLRRWASIGCLGLAGLSVVVALMRPQWGLHYVETPRVGAQVMVCLDVSKSMLAEDTAPNRLERAKAELADLLTYLDGDQVGLIAFAGRASVLCPLTPDFGFFKLILEGAGPNSVGRGGTRLEEPIRKAIEGFRSESDVSRLLVLITDGEDHDSHPLDAAKAAAERGIKILAIGLGDESGSEIRITDPKTGVQETVRDANGDTVVTRLDGQTLRDMALATQGAYIPAGTGVLNLQSIYDAHIAPLVRGQLDDRGRAVRNEAFQWALLSALIFLLAGTVLAGGSAAASQTLELPSLPAGQKAAAAIALLVVGTCMAVPAAAAEDTQSVDDQAVAAQPSTDDSAVAAVEASSDSDGEAEDSLEDRDPRSLYNEGIEKIKSDFDGAERLLVAARRGAGIDGELRFRATYNMGWVEIGRADELLEEKPAESLRHLESAADWFRMAIGLRDDDIQARHNLEVVLRRILELRDSLANQDDRDVTQRIDALIEAQRAVVGSAVALVQRISAIDDPNATDAFRNEFRQLAVEQRKQLADAQSLTEVAREELDVIDGKPEADRTDEQKLRAAQLNNVLHYVNRANQRMGGARSQMRLRQAERAFRRSASALEELKRARDQLRQPVEVLDQILADATTAAQGTSLLAADGERGSAKSPLPEASPTTPAWLNQEYLRERQQSVSERTTELYQRLKAGADQHAAAPQDQAPAADDETAAFMESLRQALPSLEAGDAAMEQAVKELDIPNYRAALDQQRQGIESLSDARERFLDLRGLIELTYATQTQISAMLDPSAGLPEPPEDLTEEPPALTEDDIAQRQSLVEPLQTRNRTRLDRLSELIAKQKQTLSAAANADPATPPADDAPDPAAELQRFELATELAGKAKDEMTKVLETLAKVTAEEAEVPAAESKQEAKETADTAETKEEPKEADESKESTEPKETAEPSESESEDVEKEADKEAEAEKLEPMKTEPKKTESEASEKADADEAAMEPQPAASEPFALPSGHAQAAVEHLEALRRLFFSVVEHLREAAMQQAQLNDETQQVAGLQDDPAAMRRLGPISLEQAELSNKAQQIADALKKQAEQSPESPAGHQLSPQQTEEFEQAGQRYREAAGLVTAGMQSMQAVGDALTEADPQVEAAREHQDEALTKLVEALQLLQPPQSDPNDQPQDSGEDQQEQQPQESDQGEQPQMDSSSFLQAVRDREAQRRRDQERSRRLTREPVAKDW comes from the coding sequence ATGTTGTCTGATTTTCGTTTTGCCAATCCAGAGTGGTCCGCGGCGATTTGGATCGTCCTGGCCGCCGTTGCGGTTTTGTTGTGGCTGGACCAACGCCGCGGCGACGTCTTGTCGCGGATGTTGTCCCCGACGATGCAATCGCGATTGGTTCGCCGCCCATCGCTGCTGCGACGCTGGGCCAGTATCGGTTGCTTGGGACTGGCGGGTTTAAGCGTCGTCGTCGCGTTAATGCGGCCGCAGTGGGGACTGCATTATGTCGAGACGCCCCGCGTGGGCGCTCAGGTGATGGTCTGCTTGGACGTCAGCAAATCGATGCTCGCCGAAGACACCGCGCCGAACCGCTTGGAACGTGCCAAAGCGGAACTCGCCGACCTGCTGACCTATCTCGATGGCGACCAAGTTGGTCTGATCGCTTTTGCCGGCCGCGCCAGCGTGTTGTGCCCGCTCACCCCCGACTTCGGCTTCTTTAAGTTGATCCTCGAAGGGGCGGGCCCCAACAGCGTTGGGCGGGGCGGAACGCGGCTGGAAGAACCGATCCGCAAAGCGATCGAAGGCTTCCGCAGCGAAAGCGATGTCTCCCGATTACTGGTCCTGATCACCGATGGCGAAGACCACGATTCGCATCCGCTGGACGCGGCTAAGGCGGCCGCCGAGCGTGGCATCAAGATTTTGGCGATCGGTCTGGGGGACGAATCGGGAAGCGAGATCCGCATCACCGATCCGAAAACCGGTGTCCAGGAGACAGTTCGCGATGCGAACGGCGATACCGTCGTCACGCGTCTCGACGGCCAGACGCTCCGCGACATGGCGCTAGCGACGCAGGGAGCCTACATTCCCGCCGGGACTGGCGTTTTGAACCTGCAATCGATCTACGACGCCCACATCGCGCCGCTGGTCCGCGGGCAATTGGATGATCGTGGCCGCGCCGTCCGCAACGAAGCTTTTCAGTGGGCGCTGCTGTCGGCGCTGATCTTCCTGCTGGCCGGAACGGTCTTGGCCGGCGGATCGGCTGCCGCATCGCAAACGCTCGAACTCCCTTCGCTTCCGGCCGGCCAAAAGGCTGCCGCCGCGATCGCGCTGCTGGTCGTCGGTACCTGCATGGCGGTCCCCGCTGCGGCAGCCGAGGATACTCAATCTGTGGACGATCAAGCCGTCGCCGCGCAGCCGTCGACCGACGACTCCGCGGTTGCAGCCGTTGAGGCGAGTTCGGATTCCGATGGCGAGGCGGAGGATTCGTTGGAGGATCGCGATCCGCGTTCGCTCTACAACGAAGGGATCGAAAAGATCAAAAGCGACTTCGACGGGGCTGAGCGTCTGCTTGTGGCGGCCCGCCGCGGCGCGGGGATCGACGGCGAGCTGCGGTTTCGGGCGACCTACAACATGGGCTGGGTCGAGATCGGCCGCGCTGATGAACTACTGGAAGAGAAGCCCGCCGAATCGCTGCGGCATCTCGAATCGGCGGCCGATTGGTTTCGGATGGCGATCGGTTTGCGCGACGACGACATTCAGGCCCGGCACAATCTGGAAGTGGTTCTTCGGCGGATCTTGGAGCTGCGTGACAGCCTGGCGAATCAGGACGATCGCGACGTGACGCAGCGGATCGACGCCTTGATCGAAGCCCAGCGAGCGGTGGTTGGCAGCGCTGTCGCCTTGGTCCAGCGGATCTCCGCGATCGACGATCCCAACGCGACCGATGCGTTTCGCAACGAGTTCCGGCAACTGGCGGTGGAGCAGCGAAAGCAATTGGCCGATGCGCAATCGTTGACCGAGGTCGCGCGGGAGGAACTGGACGTGATCGACGGCAAACCGGAAGCCGATCGAACCGACGAACAGAAGCTCCGCGCGGCTCAACTGAACAACGTCCTGCACTACGTCAATCGAGCGAACCAACGGATGGGCGGCGCTCGCAGCCAGATGCGGTTGCGTCAGGCCGAGCGGGCATTTCGGCGATCCGCTTCGGCACTGGAAGAACTGAAACGCGCCCGCGACCAGTTGCGTCAGCCTGTCGAAGTCTTGGATCAGATTCTGGCTGATGCCACGACTGCTGCGCAGGGAACCTCGCTGCTCGCCGCGGATGGCGAACGCGGATCGGCCAAGAGTCCGCTCCCTGAAGCGAGCCCCACCACGCCGGCTTGGCTGAATCAAGAATACCTTCGCGAACGCCAGCAATCGGTCAGCGAACGAACGACCGAATTGTATCAGCGCCTGAAAGCGGGAGCCGATCAGCACGCGGCCGCTCCGCAAGATCAAGCCCCCGCGGCCGACGACGAAACGGCTGCCTTCATGGAATCGCTCCGCCAGGCCCTGCCGTCGCTGGAAGCTGGCGACGCTGCGATGGAACAAGCTGTGAAGGAATTGGACATTCCCAACTATCGCGCCGCCCTGGATCAACAGCGTCAGGGAATTGAAAGTTTGAGCGATGCCCGAGAGCGGTTCCTCGATCTCCGCGGGCTGATCGAATTGACGTACGCAACGCAAACGCAGATCTCTGCCATGCTGGATCCCAGTGCCGGCTTGCCCGAGCCGCCGGAAGATCTGACGGAAGAACCACCAGCGTTGACCGAAGACGACATCGCTCAGCGGCAATCGCTGGTCGAACCGCTGCAAACGCGTAACCGCACGCGATTGGATCGCTTGTCGGAATTGATCGCTAAGCAGAAACAGACGCTCTCCGCCGCCGCGAACGCCGATCCGGCAACGCCGCCAGCCGACGACGCGCCCGATCCTGCCGCCGAACTGCAACGCTTCGAACTCGCGACTGAGTTGGCTGGCAAAGCGAAAGACGAAATGACCAAGGTGTTGGAAACGTTGGCCAAGGTGACGGCGGAAGAAGCTGAAGTTCCGGCTGCCGAATCGAAACAGGAGGCAAAGGAAACGGCAGATACCGCGGAGACGAAAGAGGAGCCAAAGGAAGCTGACGAATCGAAGGAGTCTACGGAGCCGAAGGAAACTGCGGAGCCAAGCGAGTCCGAATCGGAGGACGTGGAGAAGGAAGCAGATAAAGAAGCGGAAGCTGAGAAGCTGGAGCCGATGAAAACGGAGCCTAAGAAAACGGAGAGCGAAGCTTCCGAGAAAGCTGACGCCGATGAAGCGGCGATGGAACCGCAGCCCGCGGCGAGCGAGCCGTTTGCGTTGCCAAGCGGTCACGCTCAGGCAGCGGTCGAGCATTTGGAAGCGCTCCGCCGGCTGTTCTTCTCCGTCGTCGAACATCTCCGCGAAGCCGCGATGCAGCAGGCTCAATTGAACGACGAAACCCAACAGGTTGCCGGTTTGCAGGACGATCCGGCGGCGATGCGTCGATTGGGGCCGATCTCGTTGGAGCAAGCCGAACTGAGCAACAAGGCGCAGCAGATCGCCGACGCGTTAAAGAAGCAAGCGGAACAGTCGCCGGAGTCGCCTGCCGGCCATCAGTTGTCGCCTCAGCAGACCGAAGAATTTGAGCAGGCGGGCCAACGCTATCGCGAGGCGGCTGGATTGGTGACCGCGGGGATGCAGTCGATGCAAGCCGTTGGCGACGCGTTGACCGAAGCGGATCCACAGGTCGAAGCCGCGAGAGAGCATCAAGATGAGGCGTTGACCAAGCTGGTCGAAGCGTTGCAATTATTGCAGCCGCCGCAGTCGGATCCGAACGATCAACCGCAGGATTCGGGCGAGGATCAGCAAGAGCAACAGCCGCAGGAGTCGGACCAGGGCGAACAGCCGCAGATGGATTCGTCTAGCTTTTTGCAGGCCGTTCGCGACCGCGAGGCCCAGCGGCGTCGCGACCAGGAACGCAGCCGACGCCTGACCCGCGAACCGGTGGCCAAGGATTGGTAG